From Flavobacterium lipolyticum, one genomic window encodes:
- a CDS encoding ExbD/TolR family protein, translating into MQNLPKKVRSKKLNARVDLTAMVSVSFLLIIFFMVVGELSKPKGIDLALPDNGDISCGPIGCIDSNRIYTILLDDDDKIVTYSGLLLSPLENPKSSVYGESGIRKQLFERNKKITEYSTALGKPKNGTIVIIKPSKKSNFKNLVDILDEMAIAKIETYSIVNEYTPEEVKLLALN; encoded by the coding sequence ATGCAAAATCTTCCAAAAAAAGTAAGAAGTAAAAAGTTAAATGCAAGAGTTGATTTAACCGCAATGGTGAGTGTTTCATTTTTGCTGATTATATTTTTTATGGTTGTTGGTGAATTGTCTAAACCAAAAGGTATTGATTTAGCTTTACCTGATAATGGGGATATCTCCTGCGGACCAATTGGTTGTATTGATTCCAATCGTATTTATACAATCTTATTAGATGATGATGACAAAATTGTTACCTATTCAGGATTATTACTTTCTCCTCTTGAAAACCCAAAAAGTAGCGTTTATGGAGAAAGTGGAATTAGAAAACAACTATTTGAAAGAAATAAGAAAATTACAGAATATTCGACCGCGCTTGGAAAACCTAAAAACGGTACAATTGTAATTATAAAACCCAGCAAAAAAAGCAATTTTAAAAATCTTGTTGATATTCTAGACGAAATGGCAATTGCCAAAATTGAAACCTATTCGATTGTAAATGAATATACCCCCGAAGAAGTTAAACTACTAGCCTTAAATTAA
- a CDS encoding ExbD/TolR family protein, giving the protein MQNLPKKVRSKKLNARVDLTAMVSVSFLLIIFFMVVGELSKPKAMEYYTPDCGDECFLGGCYRPDENRSTTVLLDKNNKIIVYSGLIYAPIATPKGMQYGKNGIRKELFDRNKTVLEYSAALGKPGRGLTVIIKPSKKSSYGNLVDIIDEMKIIGITSYSIVDYYTPEEEKLLASK; this is encoded by the coding sequence ATGCAAAACCTGCCAAAAAAAGTAAGAAGTAAAAAGTTAAATGCAAGAGTTGATTTAACCGCAATGGTGAGTGTTTCATTTTTGCTGATTATATTTTTTATGGTTGTTGGTGAATTGTCTAAACCTAAAGCGATGGAATATTATACTCCAGATTGTGGTGATGAGTGTTTTTTAGGAGGTTGTTATAGACCAGATGAAAATCGTTCAACCACAGTGCTTTTAGATAAAAATAACAAAATTATTGTCTACTCCGGATTAATATATGCTCCCATTGCTACTCCAAAAGGGATGCAATATGGTAAAAATGGAATCAGAAAGGAATTGTTTGACAGAAATAAAACAGTTCTGGAATACTCAGCTGCTTTAGGTAAACCCGGACGTGGACTTACCGTTATAATAAAACCAAGCAAAAAATCCAGTTATGGCAATTTGGTTGATATAATAGACGAAATGAAAATTATTGGTATAACTTCCTATTCTATTGTTGATTATTATACTCCAGAAGAAGAAAAATTATTAGCTTCAAAGTAA
- a CDS encoding fasciclin domain-containing protein, with amino-acid sequence MKTRNFLAVAILVLGFGFTSFAQKTVMVGGAAMYPTKNIIENAVNSKDHTTLVAAVKAAGLVETLEGKGPFTVFAPTNAAFDKLPKGTVETLLKPENKKMLQNILTYHVVAGKWNASGIAKAIKEGKGKATIKAVNGGTLTAWMKGKDLYLTDESGNSAKVTIADVNQSNGVIHVIDTVLLPKS; translated from the coding sequence ATGAAAACTAGAAATTTTTTAGCCGTAGCAATCCTGGTATTAGGATTTGGATTTACATCATTTGCGCAAAAAACCGTAATGGTTGGAGGAGCCGCAATGTATCCTACTAAAAATATTATTGAAAATGCCGTTAATTCAAAAGACCACACGACATTAGTGGCAGCTGTAAAAGCAGCCGGATTAGTGGAAACCCTTGAAGGAAAGGGACCGTTTACTGTTTTTGCCCCAACAAATGCAGCATTTGATAAATTACCAAAAGGAACTGTTGAAACATTATTGAAACCAGAAAACAAAAAAATGCTTCAAAATATCCTGACTTACCATGTAGTAGCAGGAAAATGGAATGCTTCAGGTATTGCAAAAGCAATTAAAGAGGGTAAAGGGAAAGCAACTATTAAAGCGGTTAACGGTGGTACACTGACAGCCTGGATGAAAGGAAAAGATTTATACCTTACTGACGAAAGCGGAAACAGTGCTAAAGTTACTATTGCAGATGTAAATCAGTCAAATGGTGTAATTCACGTAATTGATACGGTATTATTGCCAAAAAGTTAA
- a CDS encoding patatin-like phospholipase family protein, which translates to MDIVTDLTAEAISYLTLFQDILKKNSNNSFPREFLGRNSWSNLGKNSDRDYGIIEELTPSQIDEISDLVWHSPDNRNDEILIRIYLDTVYDLLEWLASNIAIKYKDKSASSELLLFRVPFFWRQQIRAMLYGEGFEERKKLAAVLRYMPVQVVQVICRQSNSAYEIRLYQFYTAIDKEYDYSSILNKADFSNHKAWWEKNREDALQYLTDDKLLLRKLLDKDSDSRSRIEFPLPFETFFNDELHEISKARKKKSEEWQASKTTDENFDIELPKKSVEEKNIHDPMLKAVDMKLVGLAFSGGGIRSATFNLGILQKLASLGVLDKIDYISTVSGGGYIGTWYTSWIKRSGSFSKVTDQLCPDKSSDPFADEVRPIRWLRMFSNYLSPNVGTMSPDAWTSGLTWLRNTLVNQAVLLLVLLTVLSFILDLYKGWEYLGEILRKVNTNNTRLFFLWNLGMLSVVAFIAASAMSSNYKISEKRKVARFSKKWNGFILTGIKDALPHLLISWSVICALLMSAFLINTDLYDVCPEGNPIKWLLLVISLPSFIALILVALKGNYGKRYDLIELGKANVVAKESSEVERRRLESEKWETGLKNWTVIVISSAVASVVVGLLFYLFWKNINFIALEFRTGLESIFGIELKLWDNAVFESKVKLLVSIPIVLEIFTLSIITRMAIMGKVFPDYRREWWGRTGAYLHRFMFFWILICFTALIMPDLWENFNVEDALIGIPITGGWAAIVAWGVKIAFTSKGDEDPKKFMGIMNKVAKIVPFIFMIGVLLIGSAIIELIRKTDENILGNLGISIGLLIITFLLSWRVGVNEFSLHHFYRNRLIRAFMGATRSREDRIKTANVFTGFDTDDDVLLSSMKVEDGYFGPYPILNTALNATVVSALDRQDRKAESFVFTPLYCGYDFSPTRPSTYYVDHVYEYGYRPTNRFSNVNGGPTIGTAMAISGAAVNPNWGYHSSAPMAFLLTMFNVRLGRWIGNTRLKRWKDSNPRFGLLYIIYDLIGKSDINMEYVSLSDGGHFDNMGLYELIRRRCHHIILGDGEQDQDIACEGLANAIRRCRIDFGVEIIFEDFKDITKRDGKSKEHIIKGEITYPGIKRKGTLIYIKAALTGDEPIDIREYALANPDFPQQSTADQFFDEAQFESYRKLGYHSISRKTELGFT; encoded by the coding sequence ATGGATATAGTAACCGATCTAACCGCCGAAGCAATATCCTATCTGACTCTTTTTCAGGATATTTTGAAAAAGAATTCTAATAATTCATTCCCACGAGAGTTTTTGGGAAGAAATTCCTGGAGTAATTTGGGCAAAAACAGTGATCGGGATTATGGGATAATAGAAGAGTTGACTCCGAGCCAGATAGACGAGATTTCGGACTTAGTCTGGCATAGCCCGGATAATCGTAATGATGAAATTCTCATAAGAATATATTTAGATACTGTTTATGATCTTTTAGAATGGCTTGCTTCTAATATTGCTATAAAGTACAAAGATAAAAGTGCATCATCTGAACTTTTATTGTTCAGGGTACCTTTTTTTTGGAGGCAGCAAATAAGGGCAATGCTTTATGGAGAAGGGTTTGAGGAACGCAAAAAATTGGCAGCAGTGCTTCGATACATGCCTGTACAAGTAGTTCAGGTTATTTGCCGTCAGAGCAATTCAGCCTATGAGATACGTCTTTATCAATTTTACACAGCGATAGACAAAGAATATGATTACTCTAGTATCTTAAACAAGGCTGATTTTAGTAATCATAAAGCGTGGTGGGAAAAAAACAGAGAGGATGCTTTACAGTATCTTACTGATGACAAATTACTTCTTAGAAAATTATTAGATAAAGATTCAGACAGTAGAAGCAGAATCGAATTTCCTCTGCCATTTGAAACATTTTTTAATGATGAGCTTCACGAGATTAGCAAAGCCCGTAAAAAAAAGAGTGAGGAATGGCAGGCATCAAAAACAACGGATGAAAATTTTGATATAGAATTGCCGAAGAAATCTGTTGAAGAGAAAAATATACACGATCCAATGTTGAAAGCGGTAGATATGAAGCTTGTAGGACTTGCATTTTCAGGCGGAGGAATCCGTTCGGCTACCTTTAATCTTGGGATACTCCAGAAATTAGCAAGTTTGGGTGTTTTAGATAAGATAGATTATATCTCGACAGTATCAGGCGGAGGTTACATAGGAACATGGTACACCTCCTGGATCAAACGCTCCGGATCTTTTAGTAAAGTGACAGATCAGTTATGTCCGGATAAATCATCTGATCCGTTTGCCGATGAAGTGCGTCCGATACGCTGGCTCAGAATGTTTAGCAATTATCTTTCTCCAAACGTTGGTACAATGTCTCCGGATGCCTGGACATCAGGATTAACGTGGTTAAGAAATACTCTTGTTAATCAGGCAGTGTTGTTATTGGTTTTACTCACCGTTCTTTCGTTTATTTTAGATCTTTATAAAGGATGGGAGTATCTCGGAGAAATTTTACGAAAAGTAAATACAAACAATACCAGACTATTTTTCTTGTGGAATTTAGGGATGCTGTCCGTTGTAGCATTTATAGCAGCAAGCGCTATGAGCTCTAATTATAAAATAAGTGAAAAAAGAAAAGTAGCGCGTTTTTCAAAAAAATGGAATGGATTTATTTTGACAGGGATAAAAGATGCACTGCCACACCTGCTGATCAGTTGGAGTGTAATTTGTGCTTTGCTGATGAGTGCATTTTTAATTAATACCGATCTGTATGATGTTTGCCCTGAAGGGAATCCTATTAAGTGGTTATTATTAGTGATATCTCTTCCGTCATTTATAGCATTAATTTTAGTGGCGTTAAAGGGGAATTATGGTAAAAGATACGATTTAATAGAATTAGGTAAGGCAAATGTAGTGGCAAAAGAATCCTCTGAAGTAGAAAGAAGGAGATTGGAAAGTGAGAAGTGGGAGACCGGACTCAAAAATTGGACTGTGATAGTGATATCTTCAGCAGTGGCTTCTGTCGTTGTTGGTCTATTGTTTTATTTATTTTGGAAGAATATTAATTTTATTGCATTAGAATTTCGCACTGGCTTAGAAAGCATATTTGGTATAGAATTAAAGTTATGGGACAACGCAGTTTTTGAATCTAAAGTAAAATTATTAGTTAGTATTCCTATTGTTCTCGAAATTTTTACTCTTTCTATAATCACAAGAATGGCTATAATGGGAAAGGTATTTCCCGATTATCGAAGGGAGTGGTGGGGAAGAACGGGAGCTTATTTACATCGATTTATGTTTTTTTGGATTCTTATTTGTTTTACAGCATTAATTATGCCCGATTTATGGGAAAATTTTAATGTTGAGGACGCTTTGATTGGGATACCTATTACCGGAGGCTGGGCAGCAATAGTTGCCTGGGGTGTAAAAATAGCATTTACGTCTAAAGGTGATGAAGATCCAAAGAAGTTTATGGGCATTATGAATAAGGTTGCTAAGATTGTACCATTTATTTTTATGATTGGGGTGCTTCTTATTGGGTCGGCTATTATAGAGCTGATCAGGAAAACGGATGAAAATATTTTAGGTAATTTGGGAATATCGATAGGATTGTTAATTATCACATTTTTACTGAGCTGGCGTGTTGGAGTCAATGAGTTTTCCCTTCACCATTTTTATCGCAACCGACTTATAAGAGCTTTTATGGGGGCCACCCGTAGCAGGGAAGATCGTATTAAAACTGCAAATGTATTTACTGGTTTTGATACAGACGATGATGTATTGCTGTCATCAATGAAGGTCGAAGACGGTTATTTTGGTCCATATCCTATTTTGAATACAGCACTCAATGCTACTGTTGTTTCGGCATTAGACCGTCAGGATCGTAAAGCGGAATCTTTTGTATTTACACCTCTGTATTGTGGATATGATTTTAGTCCAACACGCCCGTCTACTTATTACGTGGATCACGTATACGAATACGGTTATCGTCCTACGAATAGATTTTCAAATGTAAATGGAGGACCAACTATTGGTACCGCTATGGCTATTTCAGGAGCAGCAGTAAATCCGAATTGGGGATATCATTCTTCAGCACCTATGGCGTTTTTGTTAACCATGTTTAATGTTCGTTTGGGACGATGGATTGGTAATACAAGACTTAAACGTTGGAAGGATTCTAATCCGAGATTTGGTTTATTGTACATTATTTACGATTTGATTGGTAAATCTGATATCAACATGGAGTATGTAAGTCTTTCAGATGGAGGGCATTTTGACAATATGGGATTGTATGAACTCATTAGAAGACGTTGTCATCATATCATATTGGGAGATGGTGAACAAGATCAGGACATAGCCTGTGAAGGTCTGGCCAATGCGATTAGAAGATGCCGTATTGATTTTGGTGTAGAGATTATTTTTGAAGACTTTAAAGATATTACGAAGCGAGATGGGAAGTCAAAGGAGCACATTATTAAAGGAGAAATTACTTATCCGGGCATAAAAAGAAAAGGAACGTTAATCTATATAAAAGCTGCATTAACGGGGGATGAGCCTATTGATATACGAGAATATGCTTTGGCTAATCCCGATTTTCCACAACAATCTACAGCAGATCAGTTTTTTGATGAAGCACAGTTTGAGAGCTATCGAAAATTGGGTTATCATTCAATCAGTCGTAAAACAGAATTGGGCTTTACATGA
- a CDS encoding EamA family transporter, protein MKNKEFNIPPVYAVLLAIISVQCGAAIAKSLFPTIGAAGTASLRIGISAVILLLAYRPNLKAITPKQWRIVLPYGLTLGAMNLVFYSAIERIPIGLAVTLEFIGPLLVAIVGSKRLLDYCWVVLAAIGIVLIAPWSNDQIDPIGVLFALFAGALWAAYIVLGGKVSKIMHGGEAVATGMLFGAILILPFGIYENGLINLTPKLFGMGVALALLSSAIPFTLEMKALGQLPPRTFSILMSLEPAAAAICAFIFLQEHLNFYEILAVLCVVIASAGSTLTAKR, encoded by the coding sequence ATGAAAAATAAAGAATTCAATATCCCCCCTGTTTACGCTGTACTTCTTGCAATTATAAGTGTTCAGTGTGGGGCTGCCATTGCAAAAAGTTTATTCCCAACTATAGGTGCTGCGGGAACAGCTTCTTTGCGAATCGGGATTTCGGCTGTCATTTTACTTTTAGCATACAGACCCAATTTAAAAGCAATTACTCCAAAACAATGGAGAATTGTTCTTCCTTATGGTTTGACACTTGGCGCTATGAATTTAGTTTTTTATAGTGCAATAGAAAGAATCCCGATTGGTCTGGCAGTGACACTTGAATTTATAGGTCCATTACTGGTTGCCATCGTCGGCTCGAAGCGTTTGCTTGATTATTGCTGGGTAGTACTGGCAGCGATTGGAATAGTTTTAATAGCTCCATGGTCAAATGACCAAATCGATCCTATAGGTGTTTTATTTGCTCTTTTTGCAGGTGCTTTATGGGCTGCCTATATTGTTCTGGGCGGAAAAGTTTCTAAAATTATGCATGGCGGAGAAGCAGTTGCCACCGGAATGCTATTCGGAGCCATTTTAATTCTACCGTTTGGTATCTATGAAAACGGATTGATAAATCTTACCCCTAAACTCTTCGGGATGGGTGTTGCTCTGGCTCTTCTATCCAGTGCCATTCCATTTACACTCGAAATGAAAGCTCTGGGCCAGCTCCCTCCTCGTACTTTTAGTATTTTAATGAGTTTAGAGCCCGCTGCGGCAGCTATCTGCGCTTTTATTTTCTTGCAGGAACATCTAAACTTTTATGAAATTTTAGCAGTACTATGTGTTGTAATTGCTTCGGCAGGATCAACTTTAACTGCAAAGAGGTAA
- a CDS encoding DUF7619 domain-containing protein translates to MKKLYFVVLALCLFNTLNAQIISIPDTNFKDKLLASAAYLDTAKDLNGNKIKIDSNSNGEIEISEAEKVSELYLNENVVIRRIASLTGILYFKNLKKITLEFGNLSTLDLAGLDKLETLSLKGNQQLKSINLSGLNNLKILDLYSCKLTTLDLSTLSNLESLDCTACRLTSIDVSDSFNLKTLNCSYNLLTSLSIVGLSKLNNLVCSNNPITDLNLQGLDNLQFLECDYTKITTLNLNNFPKLEDVLSRWGTLKSIKISSLPNLKKLECYYNNITDFDVANTSKLEWLGCGNNNISNLEISAFKELKFLNCDTNKISSLQTSNLSKLETLYCGMNQFTSLDVQSSPNLQVLSCYNNQIKVLNLENLSKLLEVNCSNNQIEALDFNNAKKISQIVCYNNNLIYLFVKNGKQEGLGIHDRFSYYNNPNLKYICADDTDIEQIEYYLVNNSMPKVNLNTYCSFTPGGDFYTIEALNKFDQDKNGCDLNDVLIYDIKYNVTSNSKKGVLVSNNSKVPSIQLQEGNYKITPVLEYPEYFDIAPKEAIVSFPNDASPRLENFCITAVGSRNDLEIVLVPMISAEPGFESTYDIVYKNNGNTTQSGVITIKYDNTVLHYVSSNKNLTSKSGNELKWDFNNLKPFESGSISLTLYLNRPTDKPAANIGDILEFSANISSQNLDETPLNNVFGLKQTVVGSYDPNDKTCLEGAIITPNLIGEYVHYRIRFENTGTSPARNIVVTDMIDLSKFDLATLIPTSSSHPFVTKISEGNKVEFIFEKINLPFDDASNDGYVAFKIKTKPTLKVGDTFENEANIYFDYNFPILTNKATSTFKNITLGKEDFDFSTYFTVSPNPATDVLNINAKQDIEIQAVWVYDILGQLVIAVPNAKAVSSVDVSRLTTGSYFIKVKSNKGSSGVKFIKK, encoded by the coding sequence ATGAAGAAACTCTACTTTGTAGTTCTGGCTCTATGCCTTTTTAATACTTTGAATGCACAAATAATAAGTATTCCAGACACTAATTTTAAAGATAAATTATTAGCATCAGCCGCATATTTAGATACTGCAAAAGATCTGAATGGTAATAAGATAAAAATAGATTCAAATAGTAATGGAGAAATTGAAATTAGTGAAGCTGAAAAGGTAAGTGAACTTTATTTAAACGAAAATGTTGTCATCAGAAGAATAGCTTCATTAACGGGTATTTTATATTTTAAAAACTTAAAAAAAATAACACTAGAATTTGGTAATCTCTCTACACTTGATTTAGCAGGATTAGATAAGTTGGAAACTTTATCACTTAAAGGAAACCAACAATTAAAATCTATTAACTTAAGTGGTTTAAATAATCTTAAAATATTAGATCTATACAGCTGCAAGCTTACGACTTTAGATTTAAGTACTTTATCCAATCTTGAAAGTCTTGATTGTACTGCTTGTAGATTAACCAGTATAGACGTAAGTGATTCATTTAATTTGAAAACACTAAATTGCAGTTACAATTTACTTACATCATTAAGTATTGTTGGTTTAAGCAAACTCAATAATCTTGTTTGCAGTAATAATCCTATCACTGATTTGAATTTGCAAGGATTAGATAATCTACAATTTCTAGAGTGTGATTATACTAAAATAACAACATTAAATTTGAATAATTTTCCAAAACTTGAGGATGTTTTAAGTAGGTGGGGAACATTGAAATCAATAAAAATATCAAGTTTACCAAATTTGAAAAAATTGGAATGTTATTATAATAACATTACTGATTTTGATGTTGCCAATACAAGTAAACTTGAATGGTTGGGTTGTGGTAATAATAATATCAGTAATTTAGAGATTAGTGCTTTTAAAGAGTTAAAATTTCTTAATTGTGATACTAATAAAATTAGTTCATTACAAACTAGTAATTTATCAAAATTAGAAACGTTATATTGTGGTATGAATCAATTTACTAGCTTGGATGTTCAATCTTCTCCTAATCTTCAAGTATTATCTTGCTATAATAATCAGATTAAAGTATTAAATTTAGAAAACTTGTCAAAGCTTCTGGAGGTAAATTGCAGTAACAATCAAATTGAGGCCTTAGATTTTAATAATGCTAAAAAGATTTCACAAATTGTATGTTATAATAATAATCTGATCTATCTATTTGTGAAAAATGGCAAACAGGAAGGATTGGGTATACATGATCGTTTTAGTTATTATAACAATCCAAATTTAAAATACATTTGTGCAGATGATACTGATATAGAACAAATAGAATATTATTTAGTAAATAATAGTATGCCTAAAGTTAATTTAAATACTTACTGTTCTTTTACACCTGGAGGCGATTTTTACACTATTGAGGCATTAAATAAATTCGATCAAGATAAAAATGGGTGTGATTTAAATGATGTACTTATTTATGATATAAAATATAATGTAACTAGTAATTCAAAAAAAGGAGTCTTAGTTTCTAATAACTCAAAAGTTCCTTCAATTCAACTTCAGGAAGGAAATTATAAAATAACACCAGTTTTGGAGTACCCGGAGTATTTTGACATAGCACCAAAAGAGGCAATCGTTTCTTTTCCAAACGATGCAAGTCCGCGTTTAGAAAATTTTTGTATTACTGCTGTTGGCAGCCGAAACGATTTAGAAATAGTTTTAGTTCCAATGATATCAGCTGAACCTGGCTTTGAAAGCACCTACGACATTGTTTATAAAAACAATGGAAATACAACTCAGTCCGGTGTTATAACAATTAAGTACGACAATACTGTTTTACACTATGTTTCTTCAAATAAAAATTTAACCTCTAAATCTGGTAATGAATTAAAATGGGATTTCAATAATTTAAAACCTTTTGAAAGTGGTAGTATATCTTTGACTTTGTATTTAAATAGACCAACAGATAAACCTGCGGCCAACATAGGCGATATTCTAGAGTTTAGTGCAAATATTTCTTCTCAAAATTTAGATGAGACTCCATTAAATAATGTATTTGGGTTAAAACAAACAGTGGTAGGTTCTTATGATCCAAATGATAAAACTTGTCTGGAAGGTGCAATTATAACACCAAATCTAATAGGGGAGTACGTTCATTATCGCATCCGCTTTGAAAATACAGGAACGTCTCCTGCAAGAAATATTGTTGTAACCGACATGATTGATTTGTCTAAATTTGATCTCGCAACTTTAATTCCAACAAGTTCAAGCCATCCTTTTGTAACTAAAATTTCGGAAGGAAATAAAGTGGAATTCATTTTCGAAAAAATTAATCTCCCTTTTGATGATGCCAGTAATGATGGTTATGTAGCGTTTAAGATTAAGACAAAACCAACCTTAAAAGTAGGGGACACATTTGAAAACGAAGCTAATATTTATTTTGATTATAATTTTCCAATTTTAACCAATAAAGCAACTTCTACCTTTAAAAACATAACATTAGGAAAAGAAGATTTTGATTTTTCGACTTATTTTACGGTGTCTCCAAATCCTGCGACTGATGTTTTAAACATTAACGCTAAACAGGATATAGAAATACAGGCAGTATGGGTTTACGATATTTTAGGACAGTTGGTAATAGCAGTTCCAAATGCAAAAGCGGTTTCTAGCGTTGATGTTTCAAGGCTTACAACAGGGAGTTATTTTATAAAAGTGAAATCAAACAAAGGCAGTTCCGGAGTGAAATTTATTAAGAAATAA
- the rpsA gene encoding 30S ribosomal protein S1 translates to MSEQLKSQEEFLANFNWHNFQEGIDAVDEKNLLEFEELVSKTFIATDQEEVVEGVVVRITDRDVIVDINAKSEGVISLNEFRYNPNLKVGDKVEVLIDIREDKTGQLVLSHRKARTIKSWDRVIAANETGEIVNGFVKCRTKGGMIVDVFGIEAFLPGSQIDVKPIRDYDVYVNKMMEFKVVKINHEFKNVVVSHKALIEADIEVQKKEIIGQLQKGQVLEGVVKNITSYGVFIDLGGVDGLIHITDLSWSRINHPSEVLELDQKLNVVILDFDDEKTRIQLGLKQLNAHPWDALDANLTIGDKVKGKVVVIADYGAFIEVAEGVEGLIHVSEMSWSTHLRSAQDFVKVGDVVEAVILTLDRDDRKMSLGIKQLTQDPWTDITSKYPVGSKHTGIVRNFTNFGIFVELEEGIDGLIYISDLSWTKKIKHPSEFVNVGEKLDVVVLELDVEGRKLSLGHKQTTANPWDQYEDSFAVGTIHNGEISEIVDKGATVEFGDDIVAFIPTRHLEKEDGKKLKKGDTADFKVIEFNKEFKRVVASHTAIFREEEEKNVKAATENTSSTSTTNAPAATLGDNNDVLAALKAKMEKTEKK, encoded by the coding sequence ATGTCTGAACAATTAAAATCACAAGAAGAGTTTTTAGCAAATTTTAACTGGCATAACTTCCAAGAAGGAATTGATGCAGTTGATGAGAAAAACTTATTAGAATTCGAAGAACTAGTTTCAAAAACTTTCATCGCTACAGATCAGGAAGAAGTAGTAGAAGGTGTAGTTGTTAGAATTACAGATAGAGACGTTATCGTTGATATCAACGCAAAATCGGAAGGTGTTATTTCTTTAAACGAATTCCGTTACAACCCAAACTTAAAAGTAGGTGACAAAGTAGAAGTATTAATCGACATCCGTGAGGACAAAACTGGTCAATTAGTATTATCTCACAGAAAAGCTCGTACTATTAAATCATGGGATAGAGTTATTGCTGCAAACGAAACAGGTGAAATCGTTAATGGTTTTGTAAAATGCAGAACTAAAGGTGGTATGATCGTTGACGTTTTTGGTATTGAAGCTTTCTTACCTGGATCTCAAATTGACGTTAAGCCAATTAGAGACTACGATGTATATGTAAACAAAATGATGGAATTCAAAGTGGTAAAAATTAACCACGAATTCAAAAACGTTGTTGTATCTCATAAAGCACTTATCGAGGCTGATATCGAAGTACAGAAAAAAGAAATCATCGGTCAATTACAAAAAGGACAAGTATTAGAAGGTGTTGTTAAAAACATTACTTCTTATGGTGTGTTCATTGACTTAGGTGGTGTTGACGGATTAATTCACATTACTGACCTTTCTTGGAGCAGAATCAACCACCCAAGTGAAGTTCTTGAATTAGACCAAAAATTAAACGTTGTAATCCTTGATTTCGATGATGAGAAAACAAGAATTCAATTAGGATTGAAACAATTAAACGCTCACCCATGGGATGCTTTAGATGCTAATTTAACAATTGGTGATAAAGTAAAAGGTAAAGTAGTTGTAATCGCTGATTACGGTGCTTTCATCGAAGTTGCTGAAGGTGTTGAAGGTTTAATCCACGTTTCTGAAATGTCATGGTCTACTCACTTACGTTCTGCTCAGGACTTCGTGAAAGTTGGAGATGTTGTTGAAGCAGTTATCTTAACTTTAGACAGAGACGATCGTAAGATGTCATTAGGTATCAAACAATTGACTCAAGATCCATGGACTGACATTACTTCTAAATACCCAGTAGGTTCTAAACATACAGGTATCGTTAGAAACTTTACAAACTTTGGTATTTTCGTAGAATTAGAAGAAGGAATTGATGGATTAATCTACATTTCTGACCTTTCTTGGACTAAGAAAATCAAACACCCATCTGAATTTGTAAATGTTGGTGAGAAACTTGATGTTGTAGTATTAGAATTAGATGTTGAAGGACGTAAATTATCTTTAGGTCACAAACAAACTACTGCTAATCCTTGGGATCAATACGAAGATTCTTTCGCTGTAGGAACTATCCACAATGGTGAGATTTCTGAAATCGTTGACAAAGGAGCTACTGTAGAATTCGGAGATGATATCGTTGCTTTCATTCCAACTCGTCACCTTGAAAAAGAAGACGGAAAGAAATTGAAAAAAGGTGATACTGCTGATTTCAAAGTAATCGAATTCAACAAAGAATTCAAAAGAGTAGTAGCTTCTCACACTGCTATCTTCCGTGAAGAAGAAGAGAAAAACGTGAAAGCTGCAACTGAAAATACTTCATCTACATCTACTACTAATGCACCAGCTGCAACTTTAGGAGATAACAATGATGTATTAGCTGCATTAAAAGCTAAAATGGAAAAAACGGAGAAAAAATAA
- a CDS encoding SsrA-binding protein translates to MYKILARINKILLPSFTKQGLDITKAKKWQMAVIGYRAYVTKRALG, encoded by the coding sequence ATGTACAAAATTTTAGCCCGAATCAATAAAATACTGTTGCCGAGTTTTACAAAACAAGGTCTGGACATTACGAAAGCAAAAAAATGGCAGATGGCCGTTATTGGTTATCGGGCTTATGTTACCAAAAGAGCTTTAGGATAG